The segment AACCATTCCCATTTGAACTATTAGAAAAATATAAAGGTAATGTAGAAGCTCTTTTTATAGACTGCACCAATGTTTTTAACACATCCACCGAAGAGGATGAAAGTAATCTCCTGGAAAAATTTGTAGATATTTTTAAAAACAGCAAAGGTAGGGTATTTTTCACCACATTTTCAACAAATATATCCAGAATAAAACTTGTGATAGAAGCATGCAAAATCACAGGTAGGAAGCTGTTGGTGGAAGGAAATGCATTTTCTAAAAATATAAATATTTCAAGAGAATTATCATATCTACAGATACCAGAAAACCTTATTATCCCACTTGAAAAGATAGATTATTATGAACCTGAACAGCTATGTATCCTTATAACTGGATGCCAGGGGGAACCCAATAGCTCACTATTTAAAGTGGCAATGATGGAGAGAAAAAAACTAAAAATCAGCCCATCAGATACATTTGTATTTTCATCCACAATCATCCCGGGTAATGAAAAAAATCTAAACAGAGTGATAAACGAAATCTATCTCCACAATGGAAAAGTGATTAGAGGGGTGCATATATCTGGTCATGCCACCCAGAACCATATTTTAAACGTAATACAAACTGTTTCACCTAAGTGGACGATACCGATACATGGTGAGATTGCCCATCAAAGATTACTGGAGAAAATAATTGATGAGAAAAAACTTTCAAACCCCATTTTTGTAAAAAATGGAGATAAAATTACGTTTTCCAACGATGAATATTGGATCTCGCCCATACCAACAGGGACAATCTATATAGATCAAAGGGGGGGATTTGAGTACGATGAAGAACTTTTTAAAGAGAAAAAGCATCTATCAAGAGATGGTATGATAATCGTATTCTACACCAAAAATAGAGTGATGCTGGAGACATTTGGTTTTAGGCTCACCGATGAGCTTGACATAAAAATCAAAAGATATATAAATGATAGCATGGAAAAATTAAAAGAGATAACCGATGAAGATTTTGACTTAAAAAGCACAATCTCTTCTCTCGTAAGAAGATACTTCAAAAAAAATTTTGAAAAAAGACCGATAGTTAAAACCATCACTCAGGAGGATTTTAATGAGTTTATTTGATGCTATTTTATTGGGATTATTGCAGGGGCTTACAGAATTTTTGCCGGTGAGTAGTTCAGGACATCTGGTAATTGCCCAATCACTTTTGAAAAACTTTAAAGAACCATCACTACTTTTCGATACAATACTGCATTTTGCCACATTCTGTTCGGTTTTGATCTATTTCAGATCAAAAATATTAAAACTTTTTACTGCCTTTTTGGGATTTTTTTTCTATAAGTATAGAGTAACCTATTACGATAATAAACGTTTTCTATGGGCGTTATTTACCGCATCCATCCCCACAGCAATTATAGGGTTGTCATTAGAACAATATTCCGAAACATTATTTAACGTCCCGGTATATGCAGGATATGGACTGATAATTACTTCTATTTTGTTAGTTTTGTCTGATAGGTATAAGGGTAATTATAAGATAGATCCCACAAAAGGTTTTCTCGTAGGTATTGTTCAGGGGATTGCAGTGATACCTGGGATTTCAAGGTCTGGTTCAACAGTTGCCGCTTCATTGTTTTTAGGAATAAAAAGGGAAGAAGCAGTTGAGTTCTCTTTTTTGATGGCGTTACCTGCAGTCTTTGGTGCAACACTTTTGCAGGCAAGGCATATCACATCCATTGAAAGTGATCAGATATTAAACTATATCATTGCAGCGCTGGTAGCATTCGTTTCGGCATTCTTTGCCATTCATTTTATGATTCAATTTGTAAAAAAAGCTAAATTATCATATTTTGGGCTTTATTGTCTCATACTTGGAATAATTACTGTAATATGGCTGTGAAGAAAAAAACTGGCTACACCACTGAAAAATTTAAGTTTGATACGTTAATAATAATAGCAATCACACTGTCGGTAATGTTTGGGATGGCTATATTTTCGTATAATCCCGAAGATCCATCCTTCAGTACTATAGTAATAAGAAAAACTGATCCTGAAGTACACAACCTTTTGGGAAAATTTGGAAGCTACCTATCCGATTGGATTATAAGTTATACTGGACTTTCTGCTGTATTGCTACCGATCATGGTTTTTATGATCTGTTTCCAATTCTACCAATTTAGAAACACTAAAGGGTTAAGGGGCTATAAATTTATACTGAATCTCTTCTTCATGATCATCACGGTAATTTCCATCTCTGGATTGTCAAGCCTATACTTTGAACAGGATATCCTATACAGTACCAAAACATCCGGTGGAATAATTGGACTTTTTATAAAGACAATCGTATTACCTATTTTTGGGAAAATAGGCACATTGATCATACTTATATCATCATTAATAATAAGTCTCTCATTTTTACTTAAATTTTCATTCATCGATTTATTTATCAATATTGCATCTATGGCTAAAAATGTCGTCAGGAAAGAAACAAAAGAAGACGGCGATGATGCAGCTTCAGCTGAAGATGAACACCCTGAAACATTAAAACCTAAAGATAAAGTTATTGTCGAAAACAACGATGATTTTATAATTAGAAAACCGGAATTGGAAGAAGAAACTGATACCTCCAGGAAAAAAGAAGATAAACCATCCCCTACAGAGCAGATTCTGCATATTACAAAAGAACACAAAAAATCCCCCAAAAGCTATAATGTACCGGACACACTTTTAAATGATCCGGAGAAATCGGATACCGCAGAATCGATACAGGAGTTAAAATTAAAAGGTAAGATATTAGAAGAAAAACTACTTGACTTTGGTGTACAGGGGAAA is part of the Calditerrivibrio nitroreducens DSM 19672 genome and harbors:
- a CDS encoding undecaprenyl-diphosphate phosphatase, which produces MSLFDAILLGLLQGLTEFLPVSSSGHLVIAQSLLKNFKEPSLLFDTILHFATFCSVLIYFRSKILKLFTAFLGFFFYKYRVTYYDNKRFLWALFTASIPTAIIGLSLEQYSETLFNVPVYAGYGLIITSILLVLSDRYKGNYKIDPTKGFLVGIVQGIAVIPGISRSGSTVAASLFLGIKREEAVEFSFLMALPAVFGATLLQARHITSIESDQILNYIIAALVAFVSAFFAIHFMIQFVKKAKLSYFGLYCLILGIITVIWL
- a CDS encoding ribonuclease J translates to MKFSVTFLGGVGEIGGNCYLYETENSAIIVDCGLKFFQSEFIGIDFTIPDFKHLESVREKLKGVIITHGHEDHIGALPYFLKFFPLPIYAGSYAIRLIKHKIAQSKYRPKSFNTVADGETIVLGDFQINFLEVNHSIPDSFFLIMDVDNKRYIHCGDFRVEKNPLIGKPFPFELLEKYKGNVEALFIDCTNVFNTSTEEDESNLLEKFVDIFKNSKGRVFFTTFSTNISRIKLVIEACKITGRKLLVEGNAFSKNINISRELSYLQIPENLIIPLEKIDYYEPEQLCILITGCQGEPNSSLFKVAMMERKKLKISPSDTFVFSSTIIPGNEKNLNRVINEIYLHNGKVIRGVHISGHATQNHILNVIQTVSPKWTIPIHGEIAHQRLLEKIIDEKKLSNPIFVKNGDKITFSNDEYWISPIPTGTIYIDQRGGFEYDEELFKEKKHLSRDGMIIVFYTKNRVMLETFGFRLTDELDIKIKRYINDSMEKLKEITDEDFDLKSTISSLVRRYFKKNFEKRPIVKTITQEDFNEFI